A genomic region of Colletes latitarsis isolate SP2378_abdomen chromosome 7, iyColLati1, whole genome shotgun sequence contains the following coding sequences:
- the LOC143344005 gene encoding EEF1A lysine methyltransferase 1 isoform X2: protein MSDSDDNDLELCPTTLAALNEFLKEKEEKENQFKSILGYQSTDVSFDENWQLSQFWYDDQTTDTLVKGAINSTETNGKIALISCPTLYSKLKKKCSDRQVTLFEYDERFKVFGSDFIPYNYKFPLDVPRDMSGAVMAELAGRLLDVTICNFIPRHRNNLANEFYCYSNFDFDKMLK from the exons ATGAGCGATAGCGACGATAATGATTTAGAATTATGTCCTACGACACTTGCCGCCTTAAATGAGTTTCTTAAAGAGaaggaagaaaaagaaaatcagTTTAAATCCATCTTAGGATACCAATCTACAGATGTTTCTTTTGATGAAAATTGG CAATTAAGTCAGTTTTGGTATGATGACCAGACGACTGATACTCTTGTGAAAGGTGCGATAAATTCTACAGAAACTAATGGAAAGATTGCTCTGATTTCTTGTCCAACACTTTACAGCAAACTAAAAAAGAAATGTAGCGATCGTCAAG TTACGCTTTTCGAGTACGACGAACGTTTTAAAGTATTCGGTTCTGATTTCATTCCATATAACTATAAATTTCCGTTGGATGTGCCGAGAGATATGTCAG GTGCAGTGATGGCAGAATTGGCAGGAAGATTATTGGATGTTacaatttgtaattttataccCCGCCATCGAAATAACCTTGCAAACGAATTTTACTGTTACTCGAACTTCGATTTTgataaaatgttaaaataa
- the LOC143344005 gene encoding EEF1A lysine methyltransferase 1 isoform X1 produces MSDSDDNDLELCPTTLAALNEFLKEKEEKENQFKSILGYQSTDVSFDENWQLSQFWYDDQTTDTLVKGAINSTETNGKIALISCPTLYSKLKKKCSDRQVTLFEYDERFKVFGSDFIPYNYKFPLDVPRDMSGSYDLVIADPPFLSDECLTKTALTIKFLTKRNIVLCTGAVMAELAGRLLDVTICNFIPRHRNNLANEFYCYSNFDFDKMLK; encoded by the exons ATGAGCGATAGCGACGATAATGATTTAGAATTATGTCCTACGACACTTGCCGCCTTAAATGAGTTTCTTAAAGAGaaggaagaaaaagaaaatcagTTTAAATCCATCTTAGGATACCAATCTACAGATGTTTCTTTTGATGAAAATTGG CAATTAAGTCAGTTTTGGTATGATGACCAGACGACTGATACTCTTGTGAAAGGTGCGATAAATTCTACAGAAACTAATGGAAAGATTGCTCTGATTTCTTGTCCAACACTTTACAGCAAACTAAAAAAGAAATGTAGCGATCGTCAAG TTACGCTTTTCGAGTACGACGAACGTTTTAAAGTATTCGGTTCTGATTTCATTCCATATAACTATAAATTTCCGTTGGATGTGCCGAGAGATATGTCAGGTTCTTATGATTTGGTCATAGCCGATCCACCATTCCTTTCCGATGAATGTTTAACAAAAACTGCTCTTACGATAAAATTTTTGACCAAAAGAAACATTGTTCTCTGTACAG GTGCAGTGATGGCAGAATTGGCAGGAAGATTATTGGATGTTacaatttgtaattttataccCCGCCATCGAAATAACCTTGCAAACGAATTTTACTGTTACTCGAACTTCGATTTTgataaaatgttaaaataa